From one Bacteroides eggerthii genomic stretch:
- the scpA gene encoding methylmalonyl-CoA mutase — protein MRKDFKNLDIYAAFQPANGAEWQKANGIKADWKTPEHIEVKPVYTKEDLEGMEHLNYAAGIPPYLRGPYSVMYTLRPWTIRQYAGFSTAEESNAFYRRNLASGQKGLSVAFDLATHRGYDPDHERVVGDVGKAGVSICSLENMKVLFDGIPLNKMSVSMTMNGAVLPIMAFYINAGLEQGAKLEEMAGTIQNDILKEFMVRNTYIYPPAFSMKIISDIFEYTSQKMPKFNSISISGYHMQEAGATADIELAYTLADGLEYLRAGVAAGIDIDAFAPRLSFFWAIGTNHFMEIAKMRAARMLWAKIVKQFNPKNPKSLALRTHSQTSGWSLTEQDPFNNVGRTCIEAMAAALGHTQSLHTNALDEAIALPTDFSARIARNTQIYIQEETYICKNVDPWGGSYYVESLTNELAHKAWELIQEVEKLGGMAKAIETGIPKMRIEEAAARTQARIDSGSQTIVGVNKYRLEKEAPIDILEIDNTAVRQEQIQNLKILKEGRDEAAVQKALDAITKCVETKEGNLLELAVEAARVRATLGEISYACEKVVGRYKAVIRTISGVYSSESKNDSDFHRACELAEKFAKKEGRQPRIMVAKMGQDGHDRGAKVVATGYADCGFDVDMGPLFQTPAEAAREAVENDVHVVGVSSLAAGHKTLVPQIIEELKKLGREDIVVIAGGVIPAQDYDFLYKAGVAAIFGPGTPVAKAACQILEILLDEE, from the coding sequence ATGAGAAAAGATTTTAAAAACTTAGATATATATGCCGCTTTCCAGCCTGCCAATGGTGCTGAGTGGCAAAAGGCTAACGGCATCAAAGCCGACTGGAAAACTCCAGAACACATTGAAGTGAAGCCTGTTTACACCAAAGAAGACCTCGAAGGTATGGAACACCTTAACTACGCGGCAGGTATTCCGCCTTATTTGCGTGGTCCGTATTCGGTAATGTACACTCTGCGTCCCTGGACCATCCGCCAGTATGCCGGATTCTCCACAGCCGAAGAATCTAATGCTTTCTATCGCCGTAACCTGGCTTCCGGACAGAAAGGTTTGTCCGTTGCATTCGACTTGGCTACCCATCGCGGTTACGACCCCGACCATGAACGTGTGGTAGGCGACGTTGGTAAAGCCGGTGTGTCTATTTGTTCATTGGAAAACATGAAAGTGCTTTTCGACGGTATTCCTTTGAATAAGATGTCAGTGTCTATGACAATGAACGGTGCGGTGCTTCCGATTATGGCATTCTATATCAATGCCGGGCTGGAACAAGGCGCTAAGTTGGAAGAAATGGCGGGTACTATCCAGAATGATATTCTGAAAGAATTCATGGTGCGTAACACTTATATCTATCCGCCTGCATTCTCTATGAAGATCATTTCCGATATTTTTGAATATACATCTCAGAAGATGCCTAAGTTCAATTCTATCTCTATCTCCGGTTATCACATGCAGGAGGCAGGTGCTACGGCGGATATCGAGTTGGCTTATACGTTGGCCGACGGTCTGGAATATCTTCGTGCAGGTGTTGCTGCCGGTATCGACATCGATGCGTTCGCACCGCGCCTGTCGTTCTTCTGGGCTATCGGAACCAATCACTTTATGGAAATAGCCAAGATGCGTGCTGCACGTATGTTATGGGCCAAGATTGTGAAACAGTTCAATCCGAAGAACCCGAAATCACTGGCATTGCGTACACACTCCCAGACTTCCGGTTGGTCACTGACCGAGCAAGATCCGTTCAACAATGTCGGTCGTACCTGCATCGAGGCTATGGCTGCCGCTTTAGGGCATACTCAGTCCTTGCATACCAATGCTTTGGATGAGGCTATTGCACTGCCCACCGATTTCTCTGCACGTATCGCGCGTAACACACAGATTTATATTCAGGAAGAAACTTACATCTGTAAGAACGTTGACCCATGGGGCGGTTCCTACTATGTGGAGTCACTGACCAATGAACTTGCGCATAAGGCTTGGGAGCTGATCCAAGAAGTGGAAAAACTGGGCGGTATGGCGAAAGCTATCGAAACCGGTATTCCGAAGATGCGTATCGAAGAAGCTGCCGCACGTACGCAGGCTCGTATCGACAGTGGTTCACAAACCATCGTAGGTGTGAACAAGTATCGTTTGGAGAAAGAAGCTCCTATTGATATTCTTGAGATTGATAATACGGCTGTTCGCCAGGAGCAGATTCAGAACCTGAAGATCTTGAAGGAAGGGCGCGATGAGGCTGCTGTTCAGAAAGCGCTCGATGCCATCACCAAATGTGTGGAAACCAAAGAGGGTAATTTGCTTGAACTGGCAGTGGAAGCAGCACGTGTTCGTGCCACATTGGGCGAAATCTCGTATGCTTGCGAAAAAGTTGTAGGACGTTATAAAGCAGTAATTAGAACTATTTCAGGCGTGTATTCATCAGAAAGTAAAAATGACAGCGACTTCCACAGAGCTTGTGAGTTGGCTGAGAAGTTTGCAAAGAAAGAGGGACGTCAGCCTCGTATCATGGTAGCCAAAATGGGACAGGACGGTCACGATCGTGGCGCCAAGGTGGTAGCAACCGGTTATGCGGACTGCGGTTTCGACGTGGATATGGGACCGTTGTTCCAGACTCCTGCCGAAGCGGCTCGTGAAGCAGTGGAAAATGACGTTCATGTAGTGGGTGTTTCTTCATTGGCTGCCGGACACAAGACATTGGTTCCGCAGATTATTGAAGAACTCAAGAAGTTAGGTCGTGAGGACATTGTGGTCATTGCAGGCGGTGTAATCCCTGCACAGGACTATGACTTCCTTTATAAAGCCGGCGTAGCTGCTATCTTCGGTCCGGGCACTCCGGTGGCGAAGGCTGCTTGCCAAATCCTTGAAATCTTGCTGGATGAGGAATAA
- the mutA gene encoding methylmalonyl-CoA mutase small subunit, with protein MADSKEKLFSDFSPVSTEQWMEKVTADLKGADFEKKLVWRTNEGFKVKPFYRMEDLEGLKTTNALPGEFPYLRGTKKNNNEWFVRQEIKVECPKEANAKALDILNKGIDSLSFHVKAKELSAEYIETLLKDICAECVELNFSTCQGHVVELAELLVAYFQKKDYDLTKLQGSINYDYFNKMLAKGKEKGDMVATSKALIEATSALPKYRVLNVNALTLNNAGAYIYQELGYALAWGNEYMNQLTDAGLPAALVAKKIKFNFGISSNYFLEIAKFRAARMLWANIVASYNPECLRDCENKGEHNECRCAAKMRIHAETSTFNLTLFDAHVNLLRTQTEAMSAALAGVDSMTVVPFDKTYAVPDEFSERLARNQQLLLKEESHFDKVIDPAAGSYYIENLTVAIAKQAWELFLAVEEDGGFYASVKAGKVQAAVNESNAARHSAVAKRKEVLLGTNQFPNFNEKAGDKKPLEATCCCGGHSTCEKDVPSLNFDRAASEFEALRLETEASGKRPKAFMLTIGNLAMRQARAQYSCNFLACAGYEVVDNLGFTTVEEGVEAAMAAKADIVVLCSSDDEYAEYAVPAFKALNGRAMFIVAGAPACMDELKAAGIENFIHVRVNVLETLKEFNAKLLK; from the coding sequence ATGGCAGACAGTAAAGAAAAACTCTTCTCGGACTTTTCTCCGGTTTCTACGGAACAGTGGATGGAGAAAGTTACCGCAGACTTAAAAGGTGCGGACTTTGAGAAAAAGCTCGTTTGGAGGACGAATGAAGGATTCAAAGTGAAACCTTTCTATCGCATGGAAGACCTTGAAGGCTTAAAGACTACAAACGCGCTTCCCGGTGAGTTCCCCTATCTTAGAGGTACAAAGAAAAATAATAATGAATGGTTCGTTCGCCAGGAAATAAAAGTGGAATGTCCTAAAGAAGCTAATGCCAAAGCATTGGATATCTTGAACAAGGGCATTGATTCGCTTTCTTTCCATGTGAAAGCCAAAGAACTGAGTGCGGAGTATATTGAGACTTTGCTGAAAGACATCTGTGCGGAATGTGTGGAACTGAACTTCTCCACTTGTCAGGGACACGTGGTGGAATTGGCGGAGCTTCTTGTGGCTTACTTCCAAAAGAAAGATTATGATCTCACGAAGTTGCAAGGCTCTATCAACTACGATTATTTCAATAAGATGCTGGCTAAGGGTAAGGAGAAAGGCGATATGGTAGCTACTTCCAAGGCTTTGATTGAAGCCACTTCTGCTCTTCCGAAATATCGTGTGCTGAATGTAAATGCACTGACACTGAACAATGCGGGTGCATATATCTATCAGGAGCTGGGCTATGCGTTGGCTTGGGGTAATGAATATATGAACCAACTGACCGATGCCGGACTGCCGGCAGCTTTGGTAGCCAAAAAGATTAAGTTTAACTTTGGCATCAGCTCCAACTACTTCCTTGAAATTGCCAAGTTCCGGGCAGCGCGTATGTTATGGGCCAATATCGTGGCTTCCTATAATCCGGAATGTCTGCGCGACTGCGAAAACAAGGGCGAACACAACGAATGTCGCTGTGCCGCCAAGATGAGAATACATGCAGAAACTTCTACTTTCAACCTCACCTTGTTCGATGCACACGTAAACTTGTTGCGTACGCAAACTGAGGCTATGAGCGCTGCCCTTGCGGGGGTGGATTCCATGACGGTTGTTCCGTTTGACAAGACGTATGCTGTCCCCGATGAATTCTCCGAACGTTTGGCGCGTAATCAACAGCTGCTGTTGAAAGAGGAGTCGCACTTCGACAAAGTGATCGACCCGGCTGCCGGTTCTTACTATATTGAAAATTTGACTGTGGCTATTGCCAAGCAAGCATGGGAATTGTTCCTTGCAGTAGAAGAAGACGGCGGTTTCTATGCATCCGTAAAAGCCGGTAAGGTGCAAGCTGCTGTGAACGAAAGTAATGCGGCCCGTCATTCTGCTGTTGCCAAGCGTAAGGAAGTGTTGCTGGGTACTAACCAGTTCCCCAACTTCAACGAAAAGGCGGGTGACAAGAAACCGTTGGAAGCTACTTGCTGCTGCGGTGGACACAGCACTTGCGAAAAGGATGTTCCTTCATTGAACTTCGATCGTGCAGCCAGTGAGTTTGAAGCGTTGCGTCTGGAAACGGAAGCATCCGGAAAGCGTCCTAAGGCGTTTATGCTGACTATCGGTAATCTGGCAATGCGTCAGGCACGTGCTCAATACTCTTGTAACTTCCTGGCCTGTGCCGGATATGAAGTTGTTGACAACCTCGGTTTCACCACCGTAGAGGAAGGTGTGGAAGCTGCAATGGCGGCTAAAGCCGATATTGTAGTTCTCTGTTCAAGCGATGATGAGTATGCGGAATATGCCGTTCCGGCTTTCAAAGCCTTGAATGGTCGCGCCATGTTTATCGTAGCCGGTGCTCCTGCTTGTATGGACGAGCTGAAAGCAGCTGGTATCGAGAACTTTATCCATGTCCGTGTCAACGTTCTGGAAACATTAAAGGAATTCAACGCTAAACTTTTGAAGTAA
- a CDS encoding putative transporter has product MNWLESLLWDPSSVAHIVCLYAFVISVGVLLGKIKIFGVSLGVTFVLFTGILMGHFGFTGETHILHFIREFGLILFVFCIGLQVGPSFFSSFKKGGMTLNMLAVGIVALNIVVALSIYFIDGNIDLPMIVGILYGAVTNTPGLGAAQEALNQLNYTGDPIALGYACAYPLGVVGIIGSIIAVRYICRINLKKEEEELNTQEADMKHMPHMLHLEVRNEAIDGKKLIQVKDFLGRPFVCSRIRHEGHVSIPNQDTQFHIGDQLFIVCSEEDAEAVTAFIGKEIQVDWEKQDTPMVSRRILVTKSEINGKKLGSMHFRNMYGVNVTRINRSGMDLFADPNLVLQVGDRVMVVGQQDAVERVAGVLGNQLKRLDSPNIVTIFVGIFLGILLGSLPIAFPGMPTPVKLGLAGGPLVVAILIGRFGHKLHLVTYTTMSANLMLREIGIVLFLASVGIEAGEHFVQTVVEGSGLSYVGYGFLITTIPLLIIGIIARLYCKVNYFTLMGLIAGSNTDPPALAYSNQASGNDAPSVGYSTVYPLTMFLRILAGQMILLAMM; this is encoded by the coding sequence ATGAACTGGTTAGAAAGTCTTCTTTGGGACCCTTCATCCGTCGCACATATCGTCTGCCTGTATGCATTCGTTATATCTGTGGGGGTGCTGCTGGGCAAGATTAAAATTTTCGGGGTATCGTTGGGAGTTACGTTTGTGCTCTTCACCGGTATTCTAATGGGACACTTTGGATTTACAGGTGAAACACACATTTTACATTTCATCCGCGAATTCGGTTTGATTCTATTTGTATTCTGTATAGGTTTACAAGTAGGACCGTCTTTCTTCTCCTCTTTCAAGAAAGGAGGAATGACGCTGAACATGCTTGCAGTGGGCATTGTGGCACTGAATATCGTTGTCGCCCTGAGCATTTACTTCATTGACGGGAACATAGACTTGCCAATGATAGTAGGTATCCTGTACGGTGCTGTAACCAATACCCCCGGTTTGGGTGCCGCTCAGGAAGCATTGAACCAGCTGAATTATACGGGAGACCCTATCGCACTGGGATATGCCTGCGCCTATCCACTTGGTGTAGTCGGCATCATCGGTTCTATCATTGCCGTACGTTATATCTGCCGCATCAACCTGAAAAAGGAAGAAGAAGAGCTCAATACGCAGGAAGCGGATATGAAACACATGCCGCATATGCTGCACCTCGAGGTACGTAACGAAGCCATTGACGGCAAGAAACTGATTCAGGTAAAAGATTTTCTGGGACGCCCGTTCGTATGCTCCCGTATCCGTCATGAGGGCCATGTCAGTATTCCTAACCAAGATACCCAATTCCACATCGGCGACCAATTGTTCATCGTATGTTCCGAGGAAGATGCCGAAGCGGTAACTGCCTTTATCGGCAAAGAGATTCAGGTGGACTGGGAAAAGCAGGATACACCTATGGTGTCACGCCGCATCTTGGTTACAAAATCAGAAATCAACGGCAAGAAACTGGGAAGCATGCACTTCCGAAACATGTACGGTGTGAACGTGACGCGCATCAACCGTTCGGGTATGGACTTGTTTGCCGATCCCAATCTGGTGCTTCAGGTAGGTGACCGCGTCATGGTGGTAGGACAGCAGGATGCGGTAGAACGTGTGGCCGGTGTACTGGGTAATCAGCTGAAGCGTTTAGACTCACCGAATATCGTTACAATCTTCGTGGGCATATTCTTGGGTATCTTGTTGGGAAGTCTTCCCATTGCATTCCCAGGCATGCCGACTCCGGTAAAATTAGGCTTGGCAGGCGGTCCGCTGGTAGTAGCCATTCTAATCGGGCGTTTCGGGCACAAATTACATCTTGTAACATACACAACCATGAGTGCCAACTTAATGCTGCGTGAAATAGGTATCGTCCTCTTCCTTGCCAGTGTAGGTATAGAAGCGGGAGAACATTTCGTACAGACGGTAGTGGAAGGAAGCGGTTTGTCGTATGTGGGTTACGGTTTCCTGATTACTACCATTCCATTGCTGATAATCGGTATAATTGCCCGACTTTATTGCAAAGTCAATTATTTCACGCTGATGGGTCTGATTGCCGGTAGTAACACCGACCCACCCGCATTGGCATACTCTAATCAGGCATCAGGCAACGACGCGCCGTCAGTTGGTTATTCTACGGTTTATCCGTTGACAATGTTCCTGCGCATTCTGGCCGGACAGATGATATTACTGGCAATGATGTAA
- a CDS encoding AAA family ATPase, with translation MDNKFVVNIGRQLGSGGREIGEKLAVRLGIDFYDKELINLASEESGLCREFFEKADEKASQGIIGGLFGMRFPFISDGAMPATNCLSNDALFKVQSDVIRKLASEKSCLFVGRCADYILRDNPRCVNIFISSSREDRIARLCHLHSISEDAAEEKMNKADKRRAEYYNYYSYKTWGAAATYHLCIDSSVLGIDETVSYIEEFVRKKLKL, from the coding sequence ATGGACAATAAATTTGTAGTAAATATAGGTCGCCAGTTAGGTAGTGGCGGACGGGAGATAGGAGAGAAACTGGCCGTCAGACTGGGGATAGACTTCTATGATAAAGAGCTGATTAACCTTGCTTCCGAAGAAAGTGGATTGTGCCGGGAATTCTTTGAGAAAGCCGATGAAAAGGCTTCGCAAGGAATCATAGGCGGGTTGTTCGGTATGCGTTTCCCGTTCATTAGTGATGGAGCTATGCCTGCAACCAATTGTCTGAGCAACGATGCGCTGTTTAAGGTACAAAGCGATGTGATACGGAAACTGGCTTCCGAAAAGTCCTGTTTGTTTGTCGGGCGTTGTGCCGACTATATTTTGCGGGATAATCCACGCTGTGTCAATATCTTTATCTCCTCATCGCGTGAGGATCGTATAGCCCGTTTATGTCATCTGCATTCCATTTCGGAGGATGCGGCGGAAGAGAAGATGAATAAGGCAGATAAGCGGCGAGCGGAATATTATAACTATTACAGTTATAAGACTTGGGGCGCAGCGGCTACCTATCATCTTTGCATCGATTCATCTGTATTGGGCATTGACGAGACTGTGAGTTATATAGAAGAGTTTGTGAGGAAGAAACTGAAGTTGTAG
- a CDS encoding sulfatase, translating into MNRLSYILLPLAATGISACTSRKAEVKRPNIIFMMTDDHTTQAMSCYGGRLIQTPNMDRIANEGLRMDNCYAVNALSGPSRACILTGKFSHLNGFTDNASTFDGSQQTFPKLLQTAGYQTSIIGKWHLITEPQGFDYWCILSGQHEQGDYYNPDFIENGKHVVEQGYVTDIVTDKAIEYLEHRDKSRPFCMMFHQKAPHRNWMPAPRHLGMFNNTIFPEPGTLFDTYEGRGRAAKEQDMSIEHTLTDDWDLKLLTREEMLKDTANRLYQVYKRMPAVVQNKWDSVYAQRISEYRSGNLKGNALVSWKYQQYMRDYLATVVAVDENIGRLLNYLEKTGELDNTIIVYTSDQGFFLGEHGWFDKRFMYEECQRMPMIIRYPKAIKAGSTSNAIAMNIDFAPTFLDFAGVEIPEDIQGVSLKPVLTNEGNEPSDWRKAAYYHYYEYPAEHSVKRHYGIRTTDFKLIHFYNDVDEWEMYDMQNDPHELNNLYGKPEYAAKQAELMLLLKDVQEQYADYDPDEKVKELFKGDRRFMENR; encoded by the coding sequence ATGAATCGATTATCATACATATTACTGCCTCTTGCTGCTACCGGGATTTCGGCTTGCACATCCCGGAAAGCGGAAGTAAAGCGGCCTAATATCATCTTTATGATGACAGATGACCATACCACGCAGGCAATGTCGTGTTACGGAGGACGCCTTATCCAGACCCCGAACATGGATAGGATAGCCAATGAGGGGCTCCGTATGGATAATTGTTATGCGGTTAATGCGCTTTCCGGTCCTTCACGAGCTTGTATCCTGACGGGCAAATTCAGCCATCTCAATGGTTTTACCGATAATGCAAGCACTTTCGACGGCAGTCAGCAAACCTTTCCCAAGCTATTGCAAACGGCCGGCTATCAGACTTCAATAATCGGTAAGTGGCACTTGATAACCGAGCCGCAAGGCTTTGATTACTGGTGTATCTTGAGTGGTCAGCATGAGCAGGGCGATTACTATAATCCCGATTTTATTGAAAATGGTAAGCATGTGGTAGAGCAAGGCTATGTAACCGATATTGTCACAGATAAAGCGATTGAGTATTTGGAGCACCGGGACAAAAGCAGACCTTTTTGTATGATGTTCCATCAAAAAGCTCCTCATCGGAACTGGATGCCGGCTCCCCGTCATTTGGGAATGTTCAATAACACGATTTTTCCTGAACCCGGTACGCTTTTCGATACCTATGAAGGCAGAGGACGTGCGGCTAAAGAACAGGATATGTCGATTGAACATACGCTGACTGATGATTGGGACTTGAAGTTGCTGACTCGTGAGGAAATGCTGAAAGACACTGCCAATCGTCTTTATCAGGTTTATAAGCGTATGCCGGCTGTCGTACAGAACAAGTGGGATTCTGTCTATGCACAGCGTATCTCGGAGTATCGCAGTGGCAATCTGAAAGGTAATGCGTTGGTTAGTTGGAAATACCAGCAATACATGCGCGACTATCTGGCCACCGTAGTTGCTGTGGACGAGAATATCGGAAGGTTGCTCAATTATTTGGAGAAGACCGGTGAATTGGACAATACAATCATTGTCTACACCTCCGATCAGGGGTTCTTTTTGGGTGAGCATGGTTGGTTCGACAAACGTTTTATGTACGAAGAATGTCAGCGTATGCCGATGATTATCCGGTATCCCAAAGCGATCAAGGCAGGAAGCACCTCAAATGCGATAGCCATGAATATAGACTTTGCCCCCACATTCTTGGATTTTGCAGGAGTGGAAATTCCGGAAGATATTCAGGGAGTATCTTTGAAACCGGTTCTTACCAATGAAGGTAATGAGCCTTCCGATTGGCGGAAAGCTGCATATTATCATTACTATGAGTATCCTGCCGAACATTCGGTGAAACGCCATTATGGTATTCGTACGACAGATTTCAAGCTGATCCATTTTTATAATGATGTGGATGAATGGGAAATGTACGATATGCAGAATGATCCGCACGAGTTGAATAACCTGTATGGTAAACCTGAATATGCTGCCAAGCAAGCCGAGCTTATGCTGCTGTTGAAAGATGTGCAGGAGCAATATGCAGACTATGACCCTGACGAGAAGGTAAAAGAACTGTTCAAAGGTGACAGGCGGTTTATGGAGAATCGGTGA
- the hepC gene encoding heparin-sulfate lyase HepC codes for MKIMKFILSVFLLTIAIIADAQQLRKEAFDLLNLDYPGLEKVKTACSRQQWEEAAQELLAYYRNRTDIAHPDIDLKNLAISKEEQKWADDAMDHTFFVHKGYQPSYNYGKDINWEYWPVKDNELRWQLHRHKWFTPMGKAYRISGDEKYAKEWVFQYIDWIKKNPLVKMEKENFELVSAGEVKEDADNVHFAWRQLEVSNRLQDQTCQFLLFCPAEAFTPEFLTEFLVNYHRHGAYLFKNYSAEGNHLLFEAQRMVYAGVFFPEFKDAATWRESGINILNREIKKQVYDDGGQYELDPHYHLAAINIFCKALRMADCNGFRNEFPAEYLDTVKKMIEFYTNICFPDYTNPCFSDAKLGDYKSELANYRDWVTLFPDSEWIRYYATEGREGAPLPYLSHGSLASGFFTFRSGWKKDAAVMVVKAGPKGEWHCQPDNGTFEFWFNGKNLFPDSGAYVYAGSDEVMKLRNWFRQTRVHNTLTLDGRNFETTQSVTKLWQPEGREQILVTENPSYQGLKHRRTVFFVDQTYYVIVDEAVGDAKGTVNLNYHFCEGTVNVDVKKNMATTAYAGPSNVKLQCFPEKKASLKKEEGWRSIAYRQRVPRTSLSFDIHKDDAEAVRYITVIYPVKDTASYPVLKAKFLNKDFDEKGVKVEVSVNGVARQLMSQLK; via the coding sequence ATGAAAATAATGAAATTCATTTTAAGTGTTTTCTTGCTGACCATCGCCATTATTGCAGATGCACAGCAACTCCGAAAAGAGGCTTTTGACTTATTGAATCTGGATTATCCGGGTTTGGAGAAAGTAAAAACTGCATGCTCCCGGCAGCAATGGGAGGAGGCTGCACAGGAATTACTGGCCTATTATCGCAACCGTACCGACATTGCACATCCGGATATCGATTTAAAGAATCTCGCCATATCCAAAGAGGAACAGAAGTGGGCGGATGATGCCATGGATCACACCTTTTTTGTACATAAAGGTTATCAGCCTTCGTACAACTATGGTAAGGATATTAACTGGGAGTATTGGCCTGTGAAAGACAACGAACTGCGCTGGCAACTACACCGTCACAAATGGTTTACTCCTATGGGCAAAGCCTATCGTATATCCGGCGATGAAAAATATGCAAAGGAATGGGTTTTCCAGTATATAGATTGGATAAAGAAGAATCCATTGGTAAAAATGGAAAAAGAGAATTTTGAACTTGTCAGTGCCGGCGAGGTAAAAGAGGATGCTGATAATGTGCATTTTGCATGGCGTCAGTTGGAAGTCAGCAACCGCTTGCAAGATCAAACCTGCCAGTTTCTCCTGTTTTGCCCCGCGGAGGCTTTTACTCCTGAGTTCCTGACAGAGTTCTTGGTGAATTATCATCGTCATGGTGCATATCTTTTTAAGAATTATTCTGCGGAGGGTAATCACCTGTTGTTTGAAGCCCAGCGTATGGTATATGCAGGTGTTTTCTTTCCGGAGTTTAAGGATGCCGCTACTTGGAGAGAAAGTGGAATCAATATTCTGAATCGCGAAATCAAGAAGCAAGTATACGATGACGGCGGTCAATATGAGTTGGATCCCCACTATCATCTGGCTGCAATCAATATATTCTGCAAGGCTCTGCGCATGGCGGATTGCAATGGTTTCCGCAATGAGTTCCCGGCAGAATATCTGGATACCGTAAAGAAGATGATTGAGTTCTATACCAATATTTGTTTTCCCGACTATACCAATCCTTGTTTCAGTGATGCCAAGTTAGGCGATTATAAGTCTGAGCTTGCTAATTATCGTGATTGGGTTACGCTTTTCCCGGATAGTGAATGGATACGTTATTATGCCACAGAAGGTCGTGAAGGAGCTCCGTTGCCTTATCTGTCTCATGGTTCATTGGCTTCCGGTTTCTTCACTTTTAGAAGCGGTTGGAAGAAAGATGCGGCCGTAATGGTAGTCAAGGCTGGTCCTAAAGGTGAATGGCACTGCCAGCCGGATAACGGCACCTTTGAATTCTGGTTTAATGGAAAGAACCTCTTTCCGGATTCCGGTGCGTATGTTTATGCCGGGAGCGACGAAGTGATGAAGCTGCGTAACTGGTTCCGTCAGACACGCGTACACAATACATTGACGTTGGATGGCCGTAACTTCGAAACTACGCAGTCTGTAACTAAATTGTGGCAACCGGAGGGTAGGGAACAGATTCTGGTTACTGAAAATCCAAGTTACCAAGGGTTGAAACATCGCCGTACGGTGTTCTTTGTCGATCAGACTTATTATGTTATCGTAGATGAAGCGGTTGGTGATGCCAAGGGAACGGTGAATTTGAATTATCACTTTTGTGAAGGAACGGTAAATGTTGATGTAAAAAAGAATATGGCAACTACGGCTTATGCGGGTCCGAGTAACGTGAAGCTGCAATGTTTCCCGGAAAAGAAGGCGTCTTTAAAGAAAGAAGAGGGCTGGCGTTCTATCGCTTATCGCCAACGTGTTCCCCGTACTTCATTGTCTTTCGATATACATAAGGACGATGCGGAAGCCGTACGTTATATAACCGTTATCTATCCGGTGAAAGATACCGCCTCTTATCCGGTATTGAAAGCAAAATTCTTGAACAAAGATTTTGATGAAAAAGGTGTCAAAGTGGAAGTTTCCGTAAACGGTGTGGCACGTCAATTAATGTCTCAGCTTAAATAA